In a genomic window of Epinephelus lanceolatus isolate andai-2023 chromosome 3, ASM4190304v1, whole genome shotgun sequence:
- the pik3r5 gene encoding phosphoinositide 3-kinase regulatory subunit 5: protein MQHTSCTEDRIQHALDRCLDGLRRSPTAAHHWNVLMCSAGQSMNRWSLEELVKRDPENFLILLQQIIRKTREVQEQCQYELVAPLAIMFSSTLLQTPYCPPDTELLEEAVEVFRCFLTWPEPYCSVCKNLLSTLQQEIKAPGISYQRLVREEQGLNTSSQCSKTMTVLLMNPCEVPADFLSVAEQLSHIHHSQKETYITLIKHAFQSTLGTKYPLHSIHKVLQEKTVSELEELFSAVSDVLETAAAMSDALKGRDHVIQGLEQLRNSMRIPASNGRKSDGMLQTLPVPTAKCYMFHWEKDNFDVLNTLLEHDPDGQAEEEEDVDIYYEEEGVAEIDAELEEEEEDKEEDEHGVELPSMSMIRNGYSANHRASTFSTISSLSTASKDSMFSTLSVASESYAPSLFSVTSAGDSDYFEDSDDYICSSPVADKCSPKSINKASVRLSQHLYRLFIKPKSPRSLSRAKSLGNTESKDLLMVREKRSNSLPQQVKLRSPEPFLQPLSQTLRHVCFRRRPILSSDEDSKNTTLRVVVFGADHVAGKVARAYNSLRRKESACPRLSRAFKLQFYFVPVKRDSAAGPGSLRSPSPVVQSSPKGASVLNDLHLASTGDSTNDIAHLLGMLDPWYERNTLSLLKLPANVVCQQTSKTESESYDSSYEKRLPILADLVLYYCRYAVRPALIQLYQAELTLACGERRTEVFVHSLELGHTAGTRAIKAMGAASKRFGIDGDREAVPLMLEVVYNRVVISGRSQWKRETKVCTSVNLTKACKNPEELDSKMECLQLTMTEVLKRQNCKSKKGYNQQLSVTEVKVDKVQVSGVGNTTFAVCLDQDEKKVLQSVTRCDISVCYKPDSSADWRLRKIPTSAQIQPLNPTFCSLLCLPIVTFSGALP from the exons TGCTAATGTGCTCGGCGGGCCAGTCAATGAACCGCTGGAGCCTGGAGGAGCTGGTGAAGAGGGACCCTGAGAACTTCCTCATCCTATTACAACAGATCATCAGGAAGACCCGAGAG GTTCAGGAGCAGTGTCAGTATGAGCTGGTGGCTCCCCTCGCTATCATGTTCTCCTCCACGTTGCTTCAG ACGCCATACTGTCCtccagacacagagctgctggaggAAGCTGTTGAGGTGTTTCGCTGCTTCCTCACCTGGCCAGAGCCTTACTGCAGTGTGTGTAAAAACCTCCTCTCCACACTACAGCAGGAGATCAAGGCCCCAG GGATTTCCTATCAGAGACTGGTGAGAGAAGAACAGGGCCTTAACACCTCCAGCCAGTGCTCCAAGACCAT GACCGTATTGCTGATGAACCCATGTGAGGTGCCCGCTGACTTTCTGTCAGTGGCTGAGCAGCTCAGTCACATTCACCACTCGCAGAAAGAGACCTACATCACCCTGATCAAACATGCCTTCCAGTCCACACTAGGCACCAAGTACCCTCTACATAGCATCCATAAAGTCCTGCAG GAAAAAACGGTCAGTGAATTGGAGGAGCTCTTCTCTGCTGTAAGTGATGTCTTAGAGACGGCTGCTGCCATGAGTGATGCTCTGAAGGGCCGCGATCATGTGATTCAGGGACTTGAGCAATTAAGGAACAGCATGAGAATTCCAGCATCCAACGGAAGAAAGTCTGATG GAATGCTACAAACTCTACCCGTGCCTACAGCCAAGTGTTACATGTTTCACTGGgaaaaggataactttg ATGTTCTGAACACCCTTTTGGAGCATGACCCTGATGGGCAAGccgaggaggaagaggatgtaGACATTTATTATGAGGAGGAGGGTGTAGCAGAGATCGATGCAGAattagaggaggaggaagaagacaaagaagaggATGAACACGGAGTAGAATTGCCTTCAATGTCTATGATCCGTAATGGCTACAGCGCCAACCATCGTGCCTCCACcttctccaccatctcctccctGTCCACTGCCTCCAAAGACTCCATGTTCTCCACCTTGTCCGTAGCCTCAGAGTCCTACGCTCCGTCCCTCTTCTCCGTCACTTCTGCTGGTGACAGTGACTACTTTGAAGATTCAGATGACTATATCTGCTCCTCTCCTGTTGCTGATAAATGTTCACCAAAATCTATCAACAAAGCATCAGTTCGGCTCAGCCAGCACTTGTATCGGCTCTTCATCAAACCCAAGAGCCCTCGGTCACTGTCACGAGCCAAAAGCTTAGGAAACACGGAATCAAAAGACCTTTTAATGGTGCGAGAGAAGCGCTCCAACTCTCTACCACAGCAAGTCAAGTTACGCAGTCCTGAGCCCTTCCTCCAGCCATTAAGTCAAACTCTCAGACATGTCTGCTTCCGAAGGAGGCCCATTCTCAGCAGCGATGAGGACAGTAAGAATACTACGCTGAGGGTGGTGGTGTTTGGTGCTGATCATGTAGCGGGGAAGGTGGCCCGAGCCTACAACagcctgaggaggaaggagagtgCGTGCCCGCGTCTCAGTAGGGCCTTCAAACTTCAGTTCTACTTTGTGCCTGTGAAGAGAGACTCAGCAGCAGGGCCAGGAAGTCTGAGGTCTCCCAGTCCTGTGGTTCAAAGTTCTCCAAAGGGAGCATCGGTGCTTAat GATCTTCACCTCGCGAGCACAGGGGACAGCACTAACGATATTGCCCACCTCCTGGGTATGTTGGACCCTTGGTACGAAAGAAACACCCTTAGCCTGCTTAAGTTACCCGCCAACGTCGTCTGCCAG CAAACCTCAAAGACGGAGTCAGAGTCATATGATAGTTCTTATGAGAAACGTCTTCCCATCCTGGCTGACTTGGTCCTGTACTACTGCCGCTATGCTGTCCGGCCTGCTCTGATCCAGCTCTATCAGGCTGAG TTGACGTTAGCTTGTGGAGAGAGGAGGACCGAAGTGTTCGTCCACTCCCTAGAGTTGGGTCACACTGCTGGAACGCGAGCCATCAAGGCTATGG GCGCTGCCAGTAAACGGTTTGGTATTGACGGTGACCGAGAAGCAGTGCCTCTCATGTTGGAAGTGGTGTACAACAGG GTGGTGATTAGTGGGAGAAGCCAATGGAAAAGAGAAACCAAAGTCTGTACTTCAGTGAACTTGACGAAAGCATGCAAGAATCCCGAGGAACTAG ACTCAAAGATGGAGTGTCTGCAGCTCACGATGACTGAGGTCCTGAAGAGACAGAACTGTAAAAGCAAGAAGGGCTACAACCAG CAGCTGAGTGTGACAGAGGTAAAGGTGGACAAAGTGCAGGTCAGCGGTGTTGGAAACACAACCTTTGCTGTATGTCTGGACCAGGATGAGAAAAAAGTACTGCAGAGCGTCACCag ATGTGACATATCAGTGTGCTATAAACCTGACAGCTCCGCTGACTGGAGGTTAAGAAAAATTCCGACCTCAGCCCAAATCCAGCCTCTCAACCCCACCTTCTGCTCCCTCCTCTGCCTGCCCATCGTCACTTTTAGTGGGGCTCTTCCCTGA
- the pik3r6 gene encoding phosphoinositide 3-kinase regulatory subunit 6 — protein MTNKAPWDNSSSVCSMEPTAGYSPTVPEPELYRSIQAVLPRDTDSQQNPDCYNKGMLRWTLHKKVQSNPANSLSLVWVLIKELEKAERWDSRKCIIPLLHTLMYAIIQTAYIPDELYKRVYDFCKRLLTYPHPYCTVGLSYTRQIKIERSIPGLMYQRMVTAEQRLKNEHYPFQERVFVLADPEVFAGSLGQLLVGDIEASTSVSDSNSSPSPLDHMCSVVQHSIQAALGADKCNGPRLAQALKDMGQDVESHFQEVLAALEQSTEEGGRGDGGALRSRLQRLYSKILTDTDSEPLSSGQLRDCPLPNPEMSFHLWTEDLDIWRELAKWFRSSSMSEQFSLSHEQEDFELGESPSDLMPSNMTRFSVMSNDSGIERDLPPGSDPSPSSSLDTASMSTSWEQCKSEQDSARLSRRGGIKMKPSVKDSMALMQDTLEEHASLGGGGGGKGGRRGETLQRRAGGNAMQNPFPKQQRHFTARIVAMGDDRVLGRLAKAYYFLRKREARRLFLTMKVNLQFYYIPVCRAATTPISSIKENLSQSKENLCTLGSYLSVVDPWYNSNIKSLGCMIPKLAKLQQMSPGRPKEPFVSDVISYYVRAGQQPVYFTIYFVKITFTSMTKDPVEDVFLTHLEMEFPEFRQISASIRDKPKKSSAEVCGAVVSMNYRKVTLSGRDVDKGISVRTSGAQINAIPSNEAEDLNCLTLTLNEFPTKTKNNTVESKIRTSNIKIRTLESRSFTVTLDRDCRRTYKNVQSIEISPCLDPGYCVQKTIRSKFKLGEDKDAGLSKYMNKGLPLPINTFAGIIT, from the exons ATGACCAACAAGGCCCCCTGGGATAACTCAAGCAGTGTGTGCAGCATGGAGCCAACAG CTGGCTACTCCCCCACAGTTCCAGAGCCAGAACTCTACCGCAGCATCCAGGCTGTGCTGCCCAGGGACACAGACAGCCAGCAGAATCCAGACTGTTATAACAAAG gcatgCTGAGATGGACTCTTCATAAGAAGGTTCAAAGCAATCCTGCCAACAGCTTGTCTCTGGTGTGGGTGCTGATAAAAGAGCTGGAAAAG gCTGAGAGATGGGACTCTCGCAAATGCATCATCCCTCTGCTCCACACACTGATGTATGCCATCATTCAG ACAGCCTACATTCCAGATGAGCTGTACAAGCGGGTTTATGACTTTTGTAAGAGACTCCTGACCTACCCTCATCCCTACTGCACTGTAGGCCTCAGCTACACGAGGCAGATAAAAATTGAACGCTCCATTCCAG GTCTGATGTACCAGAGGATGgtcacagcagagcagaggcTAAAAAATGAGCACTATCCCTTTCAGGAGAG GGTCTTCGTTCTTGCTGACCCAGAAGTCTTTGCTGGTTCTTTGGGACAACTCTTGGTGGGAGATATTGAGGCGTCCACTTCAGTTTCAGACTCAAATAGCTCTCCAAGTCCTCTGGATCACATGTGCAGTGTGGTCCAACACTCCATACAGGCTGCTTTAGGAGCAGATAAGTGCAACGGACCGAGACTGGCTCAAGCCCTAAAG GACATGGGTCAAGACGTTGAGTCGCACTTTCAGGAAGTGTTGGCGGCTCTGGAGCAGAGCACGGAGGAGGGCGGCAGAGGGGATGGGGGTGCGCTAAGGAGCCGTCTTCAGAGGCTGTACAGCAAGATCCTCACTGACACAGACTCAG AGCCATTGTCCAGTGGACAACTGCGTGACTGCCCTCTTCCTAACCCAGAGATGAGCTTCCACCTGTGGACGGAGGATCTGGATATCT GGCGAGAGCTGGCCAAGTGGTTTCGATCCAGCTCCATGTCGGAGCAGTTCTCCCTCAGCCACGAGCAGGAGGACTTTGAGCTGGGTGAGTCGCCCAGTGACCTGATGCCGTCTAACATGACGCGCTTTTCCGTCATGTCCAACGACAGCGGCATTGAAAGAGACCTGCCCCCTGGCTCTGATCCTTCCCCATCGTCATCTCTGGACACTGCCAGCATGAGTACATCATGGGAACAATGCAAAAG TGAGCAAGATTCAGCAAGGCTGTCACGGCGTGGAGGCATCAAGATGAAACCATCTGTGAAGGACAGTATGGCGCTGATGCAGGACACCCTGGAGGAACACGCAAGTctcggaggaggaggtggagggaaggGTGgaagaagaggggagactctgcAGAGGCGGGCAGGTGGCAACGCGATGCAGAACCCCTTCCCCAAGCAGCAGAGACACTTTACTGCCAGGATAGTCGCCATGGGAGATGACAGGGTGCTCGGCCGCCTGGCCAAGGCCTACTACTTCCTCAG GAAAAGGGAAGCGCGACGGCTTTTTCTTACAATGAAAGTCAACCTCCAGTTTTACTACATCCCTGTTTGCAGGGCCGCCACAACTCCCATCTCCTCTATCAAG GAAAACCTCAGTCAATCCAAGGAGAATCTCTGCACTCTTGGTTCCTACCTGAGCGTAGTGGACCCGTGGTACAACTCTAACATCAAGAGTTTAGGCTGCATGATCCCCAAACTGGCTAAGCTG CAACAGATGAGCCCAGGGAGGCCAAAAGAGCCCTTCGTGTCTGATGTCATTTCCTATTACGTTCGTGCCGGCCAGCAGCCTGTCTACTTCACCATCTACTTTGTTAAG ATCACATTCACCAGCATGACAAAGGATCCTGTGGAGGATGTGTTTCTCACCCATCTAGAAATGGAGTTTCCTGAGTTCAGACAGATCTCAGCGTCAATTAGAG ATAAACCAAAGAAGAGCTCAGCGGAGGTATGCGGAGCTGTTGTCTCGATGAATTACAGAAAG gtGACATTAAGTGGACGAGACGTTGACAAAGGAATCTCAGTCAGGACATCGGGAGCTCAGATCAATGCTATTCCCTCTAATGAAGCAGAAG ATCTGAACTGtttgacactgacactgaatgAATTTCCAACAAAGACcaaaaacaacactgtg GAGTCAAAGATTCGGACCAGCAACATTAAGATTCGCACTTTGGAGAGTCGCTCCTTCACTGTTACACTGGACAGAGACTGTCGTAGGACCTACAAAAATGTGCAGAG cATCGAGATCTCCCCGTGCCTTGATCCGGGATACTGCGTCCAGAAAACCATAAGGTCCAAATTCAAGCTGGGAGAGGACAAAGATGCCGGACTGAGCAAATACATGAACAAAGGACTTCCTCTACCAATCAACACATTTGCTGGCATCATCACTTGA